In the Leptospira limi genome, one interval contains:
- a CDS encoding TetR/AcrR family transcriptional regulator, whose product MSKGEETKSLILDRAVQIASVHGLEGLTIGTLAEELGMSKSGLFAKFSSKENLQIDVLRKGSELFRRYVLYPALKSKPGMTRLRNAFVSWLDWSNRSDLPGGCLFLASSSEFDDRPGIVRDHLRKIQLSWHSSLKQFVEEAKEKGELDPKTNVEQLVQEIWGLVLSFHFYNRLLEDKSSEKRTKQCFNELIKRHMK is encoded by the coding sequence ATGAGCAAGGGCGAAGAGACAAAATCATTGATTTTAGACCGGGCTGTTCAAATTGCAAGTGTGCATGGTTTGGAAGGGCTTACCATTGGAACACTTGCGGAAGAATTGGGAATGTCCAAAAGTGGGCTCTTTGCTAAATTTTCTTCGAAAGAAAATCTCCAAATCGATGTTTTGCGAAAAGGGAGTGAACTTTTTCGACGTTATGTGTTATACCCCGCTTTAAAATCCAAACCAGGAATGACAAGATTACGGAATGCGTTTGTAAGTTGGCTTGATTGGTCCAATCGTTCTGATTTGCCTGGTGGATGTTTGTTTTTGGCATCAAGTTCTGAGTTTGATGACAGACCTGGGATTGTGCGTGATCATTTACGAAAAATCCAACTCTCATGGCACTCTTCCTTAAAACAATTTGTGGAAGAAGCCAAAGAAAAAGGAGAGTTAGATCCGAAAACAAATGTGGAGCAGTTGGTCCAAGAAATTTGGGGGCTTGTCTTATCCTTTCATTTTTACAATCGATTATTGGAAGATAAATCTTCCGAAAAACGAACCAAACAGTGTTTTAACGAATTAATCAAACGACATATGAAATAA
- a CDS encoding AAA family ATPase yields the protein MASQKKNHEFSNIIKSLKQNGRESEVETRLVLPLIQLFGFNNENFRDKVSLKNCGEADFVCYVDQKPFLVIETKSNSVNLSDPNGKPYLDTKFQLFEYMRSKELQQVPFGLLINGKNAQIFKRKENIIFPLTEILNLESNTDKSISTLKKYLKKPFQYEESFNSAIIAIYNNKGGVGKTVTTGNFAGVLAEKGKNVLLIDLDPQQRDLTDSFKIDHKKMDSSTSIFDILLGKEIKEGIKTIPIRKNLHIIKGDERFDSSTYATKSISLSMIKKFRKLLEMFSSRGKFDYILIDCPTNWSFFSKMGVSVSDAVLIPVNYQAAQAIHNAVQVIEKFIPEVWYERNGNGPEVLPILFNNAYTDQTSKKHFDDVRRDEIRKLTKDKWYLKLFDEVIEIKHHHEISTSLFLHIDQNGPSPYTLKNKNSKAFKEYEEVIGKLFGI from the coding sequence ATGGCATCACAAAAAAAGAATCACGAATTTTCAAATATTATAAAATCACTCAAACAAAATGGAAGAGAATCAGAAGTAGAAACTCGATTGGTATTACCACTAATTCAGTTGTTCGGTTTTAACAATGAAAACTTTCGAGATAAAGTATCCTTAAAAAATTGTGGTGAAGCAGACTTTGTTTGTTATGTAGATCAAAAACCATTTCTAGTGATTGAAACAAAATCAAATTCAGTAAATTTATCTGATCCTAACGGAAAACCTTACTTGGATACTAAATTTCAATTATTTGAATATATGCGTTCAAAAGAATTGCAGCAGGTTCCATTTGGATTATTGATCAATGGCAAAAACGCACAGATTTTCAAAAGGAAAGAAAATATTATTTTCCCCTTAACTGAAATTTTAAACTTAGAATCAAATACAGATAAATCGATTTCCACCTTAAAAAAATATTTAAAAAAACCATTTCAATACGAAGAAAGTTTTAATTCTGCAATTATTGCTATTTATAATAATAAGGGTGGAGTTGGTAAAACAGTCACAACAGGTAACTTTGCAGGAGTACTAGCGGAAAAAGGGAAAAATGTATTACTCATTGATTTAGACCCTCAACAAAGAGATCTAACCGATTCTTTTAAAATTGATCATAAAAAGATGGATTCATCCACAAGTATCTTTGATATTTTACTTGGTAAAGAAATCAAGGAGGGAATCAAAACAATTCCAATCAGAAAAAATTTACACATCATCAAAGGTGATGAACGTTTTGATAGTTCTACGTATGCGACTAAATCAATAAGCCTTTCTATGATTAAGAAATTTAGAAAGTTATTGGAGATGTTTAGTAGCAGAGGTAAATTTGATTATATCTTGATCGATTGTCCGACAAACTGGAGTTTTTTTAGTAAAATGGGTGTTTCTGTTTCGGATGCAGTTTTAATACCTGTAAACTACCAAGCAGCCCAAGCAATCCATAATGCAGTTCAAGTAATAGAGAAATTTATTCCAGAAGTATGGTATGAGAGAAATGGGAATGGGCCAGAAGTTTTACCCATTCTTTTTAATAATGCATATACGGATCAAACGAGTAAAAAACATTTTGATGATGTAAGGCGTGATGAGATTAGAAAATTAACAAAAGATAAATGGTATTTAAAACTATTTGATGAAGTGATTGAAATCAAACACCATCACGAAATTTCAACTTCTCTTTTTCTACACATTGATCAAAATGGACCATCTCCCTATACTTTAAAAAACAAAAACTCGAAAGCATTTAAAGAATATGAAGAAGTGATAGGAAAACTTTTTGGAATTTAA
- a CDS encoding methyl-accepting chemotaxis protein codes for MLSIADLWKQGKIIINRIRFGLVLLFLLAMIGAKDEFQPKMYLIHMIGTCTMGFYCALAYVLEKKTNPPTWFHKILILMDTLVLSLTIILDCTLSLEEAEAALSNAVVYFIFFFNAIYSGFLGDRKFVLMNSLLGSVLSAIALIVAVNVGGVQLSVDPKQSQDIGYVGLAGEVMKPIFIMIAGYIVSLLVQLLTKISSLADIKADEAEVLLHQTKERSKVSANAALKLESSISNFSKFVSDTSVKLESQAASLEEITAVISELSSSFESNGVSIEEQNNKVQSMVADTVELKETVDQILIQSEQLVEIAEINKKESMSVTEVADQTASHLESIQASFDQVNEINNIVAEIGEKTNLLALNASIEAARAGDVGKGFAVVANEVSKLAEFTKNNVKRISSVVKSSKEIITNARNASKNTGELAKSQIDRLNQTLVQIQNMNQLYIEQRNTLSSILSELSQIRELSNQIAGSTKEQLLGQKEASKGIIQLEMEVNEISRASKDLEEHIQMIKEEANTLASMGNQ; via the coding sequence GTGTTATCAATCGCAGATCTTTGGAAACAGGGAAAAATCATCATCAACCGAATTCGTTTTGGATTAGTATTACTCTTCCTACTTGCCATGATTGGGGCCAAAGATGAATTCCAGCCGAAGATGTACCTCATCCATATGATTGGAACTTGTACAATGGGTTTTTATTGTGCACTTGCTTATGTATTAGAAAAAAAAACAAACCCACCCACTTGGTTTCATAAAATTCTCATCTTAATGGACACATTAGTTTTATCATTAACCATTATCTTAGATTGTACGTTGAGTTTAGAAGAAGCAGAAGCGGCTCTTTCGAATGCAGTTGTGTATTTTATCTTTTTCTTTAACGCGATTTATTCTGGATTTTTAGGAGATCGTAAATTTGTTTTGATGAACTCACTTTTAGGTTCTGTCTTATCGGCGATAGCTTTGATAGTTGCGGTGAATGTCGGTGGTGTCCAACTTTCAGTGGATCCAAAACAATCACAAGATATTGGTTATGTTGGATTAGCAGGAGAAGTGATGAAACCGATTTTCATCATGATCGCTGGATACATTGTCAGTTTATTAGTCCAACTTTTGACAAAAATTAGTTCTTTAGCGGATATCAAAGCAGATGAAGCAGAAGTGCTCCTTCACCAAACAAAAGAACGAAGTAAAGTTTCTGCAAATGCTGCACTCAAATTGGAATCTTCGATTAGTAATTTTAGTAAATTTGTTTCCGATACATCTGTAAAATTAGAATCACAAGCGGCTTCTTTGGAAGAGATCACTGCTGTGATTTCTGAACTTTCAAGTTCCTTTGAATCCAATGGAGTTTCCATTGAAGAACAAAATAATAAAGTACAAAGTATGGTTGCTGATACAGTAGAATTAAAAGAGACAGTTGACCAAATATTAATCCAAAGTGAACAACTTGTGGAAATTGCAGAAATCAATAAAAAAGAAAGTATGTCCGTCACAGAAGTGGCAGACCAAACTGCATCTCATTTGGAATCCATCCAAGCCTCTTTTGACCAAGTGAATGAAATCAATAATATTGTTGCAGAAATTGGAGAAAAGACAAACTTACTTGCGTTAAATGCTTCCATTGAAGCTGCTCGTGCGGGTGATGTTGGTAAAGGTTTTGCTGTAGTTGCCAATGAAGTGAGTAAACTCGCTGAATTTACAAAGAATAACGTAAAACGTATATCAAGTGTTGTCAAAAGTTCAAAAGAGATCATCACCAATGCAAGGAATGCATCAAAAAATACAGGTGAACTCGCAAAATCACAAATTGATCGCCTAAACCAAACTTTAGTGCAAATCCAAAATATGAACCAACTCTATATCGAACAAAGGAACACTTTGTCTTCCATTTTATCGGAATTGTCTCAAATCAGAGAATTATCGAATCAGATTGCGGGATCCACTAAAGAACAATTATTAGGTCAAAAAGAAGCCTCCAAAGGAATCATCCAATTGGAGATGGAAGTGAATGAAATCAGTCGTGCTTCAAAAGACTTAGAAGAACATATCCAAATGATCAAAGAAGAAGCCAATACCTTGGCTTCTATGGGGAATCAATAA
- a CDS encoding bile acid:sodium symporter family protein codes for MNYNNDYQIVLGLVLALMIFGVALELRFIAFKAVLQRPVAALAGLIGQVIFLPWVTLLITLVLDLPAGIELGMLLVAASPGGNLSNIITHLGKGNTALSVSMTAVSSLFAIITLPLNFTLTANLNPVTYAMISGSGDLRIDSLMIVKGLIVLLLIPLLLGMFLGNFVTGFAHKITPFFKRVSSFAFLIFLIVAVGGNWKIFLDNLGFVFVIVVFHNFIALIIGNLIARVFLQNEANKRAITIEVGMQNSGLALGLILTQFHAEPNMALVAAFWGIWHIISGLILVSYWKSRPPVEGN; via the coding sequence ATGAATTATAACAATGATTACCAAATTGTTTTAGGTTTGGTTTTGGCTCTCATGATCTTTGGAGTTGCCTTAGAACTTCGTTTCATTGCCTTTAAGGCTGTTTTACAAAGACCTGTAGCTGCCCTTGCTGGACTCATTGGCCAAGTGATTTTTTTACCTTGGGTCACGTTGCTTATCACGCTGGTATTGGATCTTCCTGCTGGAATTGAATTAGGAATGTTGTTAGTTGCCGCAAGTCCCGGTGGAAACCTATCCAATATCATTACCCATCTTGGCAAAGGAAACACTGCTCTTTCGGTAAGTATGACCGCTGTTTCTAGTTTATTTGCAATCATTACATTACCACTTAACTTTACATTAACGGCAAATTTAAATCCAGTCACTTATGCTATGATTTCTGGTTCAGGAGATCTTAGGATCGATAGTTTGATGATTGTCAAAGGATTAATTGTATTATTACTAATTCCATTATTGCTGGGAATGTTCTTAGGAAACTTTGTCACTGGTTTCGCTCACAAAATCACTCCATTTTTTAAACGTGTTTCATCCTTTGCGTTTTTAATCTTTCTCATCGTTGCAGTTGGTGGGAATTGGAAGATATTTTTAGACAATCTTGGGTTTGTCTTTGTGATAGTTGTTTTTCATAATTTCATAGCTTTAATTATCGGGAATTTAATCGCGAGAGTATTTTTACAAAACGAAGCAAACAAACGTGCCATTACCATTGAAGTAGGAATGCAAAATTCAGGACTTGCCTTAGGCCTCATTCTAACACAATTCCATGCAGAGCCAAACATGGCTTTGGTGGCTGCGTTTTGGGGAATATGGCATATAATCTCTGGTTTGATTTTAGTCTCATATTGGAAAAGCCGACCACCCGTAGAAGGAAACTAA
- a CDS encoding dihydrofolate reductase family protein translates to MRKLIMWNLITLDGYFEGEKNWDLSFHGLAWGKELEDFILTQLRSIEILVFGATTYQGMADYWTNAPEDEGEVAKFMNNLPKLACSTTLQSANWKNTTIVKDAVKEISKLKNEGSGNMFVFGSGILSASLMKANLFDEYRICIAPVFLGKGRKLFQEGIPNIPLKRIETNSFSSGAVILRYTP, encoded by the coding sequence ATGAGAAAATTAATTATGTGGAATTTAATAACCTTAGATGGATACTTCGAAGGTGAAAAAAATTGGGACCTTAGTTTCCATGGGCTTGCTTGGGGAAAAGAACTCGAAGACTTCATTTTAACACAACTGCGATCAATCGAGATTCTTGTGTTTGGTGCAACAACTTACCAAGGAATGGCTGATTATTGGACAAATGCTCCAGAAGATGAAGGAGAAGTTGCAAAATTCATGAACAATCTCCCTAAACTTGCATGTTCCACAACGCTCCAATCTGCAAATTGGAAAAATACCACTATCGTCAAAGATGCAGTGAAAGAAATATCAAAATTAAAAAACGAAGGTTCAGGGAATATGTTTGTCTTTGGAAGTGGAATCTTATCGGCATCTTTGATGAAAGCAAATCTATTCGACGAATACAGGATTTGCATCGCACCTGTATTTTTGGGAAAGGGAAGAAAATTATTCCAAGAAGGCATACCAAACATTCCTTTAAAACGAATTGAAACAAATTCATTTTCCTCTGGTGCAGTGATCCTTCGTTATACACCTTAG
- a CDS encoding DUF1579 domain-containing protein: MTTNKFNISLEEGAHKHLKQLIGQWQGTTKTWFEKDELADESAAETTITSILGGRFICLDTKGSLEGKPIEGKMIVGYDIPYQRYTSSWIDSFHMGTQIMLSSGPQKGNGFVMTGSYGNPEYGEDLWGWRTEFQILGEAEFSLTTYNISPKGEEAKATETFYKKVN, translated from the coding sequence ATGACCACTAACAAATTCAATATTTCTTTAGAAGAAGGAGCACATAAACATTTAAAACAACTCATTGGGCAATGGCAAGGAACCACAAAAACTTGGTTTGAAAAAGATGAATTGGCTGATGAATCAGCAGCAGAAACCACCATCACAAGCATATTAGGTGGTCGGTTTATTTGCCTAGATACCAAAGGTAGTTTAGAAGGGAAACCAATCGAAGGAAAAATGATCGTCGGATATGATATCCCTTACCAACGTTATACGAGTTCTTGGATTGATAGTTTTCATATGGGAACACAAATCATGTTGTCTAGTGGACCACAAAAGGGAAATGGATTCGTTATGACAGGATCGTATGGTAATCCAGAATATGGAGAAGACCTTTGGGGTTGGAGGACAGAATTTCAAATCCTAGGTGAAGCAGAATTTTCACTCACAACCTATAATATCAGCCCAAAAGGAGAAGAGGCAAAAGCAACGGAGACATTTTATAAAAAAGTAAATTAA
- a CDS encoding GyrI-like domain-containing protein encodes METKIVTIEQKYLVGKKLEMSLANPLTPILWKSFKPIIPIILHRNSNELISLSVYPTNYFQSFDPNSKFQKWAVVEVSKFSDLPPETEGYTLVSGLYAEFVYKGLPSDAGPFFHSIFMNWLPNSGFQLDNRPHFEVMGEKYRNDDPESEEMVYIPIQHTT; translated from the coding sequence ATGGAAACAAAGATCGTAACAATAGAACAAAAGTATTTGGTTGGGAAAAAATTGGAGATGTCTCTAGCCAATCCATTAACTCCGATACTATGGAAATCGTTTAAACCGATCATCCCTATAATCTTACATCGAAATTCAAATGAACTCATTTCTCTCTCAGTATATCCGACGAATTATTTTCAATCGTTTGATCCCAATTCCAAGTTCCAAAAATGGGCAGTCGTAGAAGTTTCGAAGTTTTCCGACCTGCCTCCGGAAACAGAAGGATATACACTTGTGAGTGGATTGTATGCAGAATTTGTTTACAAAGGATTACCGAGTGACGCAGGACCTTTTTTCCATTCGATCTTTATGAATTGGTTACCTAATTCTGGCTTCCAATTAGACAATCGTCCTCATTTTGAAGTGATGGGAGAGAAATATAGAAACGACGATCCAGAATCTGAAGAAATGGTTTATATTCCGATTCAGCACACAACGTAG
- a CDS encoding LA_3150 family lipoprotein translates to MKIKLTFMIRIILTLSLSLFLLNCQSKEQDRDGISSLIINNILNGGVDRNKSLVIMEVADLGGSYTGNCYDTFQLNGGNIGPLSYFNTPPGGSGGLLNTNIKKYNVSTSSCTDLGFASGTNFGSTSQRPNPNDGFTFKLYTCDPNNNPCSRSAITASGF, encoded by the coding sequence ATGAAAATTAAATTAACATTCATGATCAGAATCATTTTAACACTTTCACTTTCTTTATTCCTTTTAAATTGCCAATCGAAGGAACAAGACAGAGATGGTATATCTTCCCTAATCATCAACAATATACTCAATGGTGGAGTCGATAGAAACAAGTCTCTTGTGATTATGGAAGTCGCTGATTTAGGTGGTTCTTACACAGGAAATTGTTATGATACTTTCCAACTTAATGGTGGAAATATTGGACCTTTATCTTATTTCAATACTCCACCAGGTGGTTCTGGAGGATTATTGAACACAAACATTAAAAAATACAATGTATCAACATCAAGTTGTACTGATTTGGGATTTGCAAGTGGAACTAATTTTGGTTCCACATCACAAAGGCCTAACCCAAATGATGGCTTCACATTTAAACTGTATACTTGTGATCCCAATAACAATCCTTGTTCGAGATCTGCGATTACGGCATCTGGTTTTTAA
- a CDS encoding Vgb family protein yields MKFKFFVFGLIFTYSSLFAIQLDIKDSDGKNLDLVMVTIKAEKPQVPPRDDHGYPPERLEFMITPEVTMFTNPNGKVNISFPYAPKVNIRLRKIGYKDVNLRSYSNQSSVSFRMEKQTDLNLLVGQYPSNSWVAALNFGEDKDLRKTYLEQCGFCHQQGSFFMRRAFSEDDWEEIINRMMGYGARPHGKAKKKLPSLLSNAYVDLLKHPERVSPGRPWGKELYGAVIREWPMGDSFSQMHDLLYHKKTGLVYVGDNIQDRLWEIDPNTGKTVVYKVPKQPDDELGGLLPGRLRSFQKHETYVGLHSLAESPIDGNIFITPSLQKRITEFDPKTKQFKDHMFQNGLYPHTIRIDDEDRVWFTLALSNQVGMFDRKDLSFHYFDLPARTKKESFSLWISGFIVKLMNWGFPMHLLPVDERVSGMPLPYGIDVAPDGTVWFTRLHADTIGKINPKDFSFQVIETPFQGPRRLRVDRDNHVWISVFPEGSIAKYTPEDGKFKLYPLPTAVDGVETPYSLNVDRKRNLVWVTGTSSDNLMVMDIKTEIWKVYPMSRKVTFTRDIEFSPDGKAYSSNGAFPSWQIEDGQPTLMEVTQAK; encoded by the coding sequence ATGAAATTTAAATTTTTTGTATTTGGATTAATATTCACCTATTCTTCGTTATTTGCAATCCAGTTGGATATCAAAGATAGTGATGGAAAAAATTTAGATCTTGTTATGGTTACGATTAAAGCCGAAAAACCACAAGTGCCTCCTCGTGATGATCATGGTTATCCACCTGAAAGACTTGAGTTTATGATTACACCAGAAGTGACAATGTTTACAAATCCCAATGGTAAGGTAAATATCTCATTTCCTTATGCACCAAAAGTAAACATTCGATTACGTAAAATTGGTTATAAAGATGTCAATTTACGTTCCTATTCCAATCAGAGTTCTGTATCATTTCGAATGGAAAAACAAACAGATTTAAATTTGTTAGTAGGACAATACCCTTCTAACAGTTGGGTCGCAGCACTTAACTTTGGTGAAGACAAAGACTTAAGAAAAACATATTTAGAACAATGTGGTTTTTGTCACCAACAAGGAAGTTTTTTCATGAGAAGAGCATTCTCTGAAGATGATTGGGAAGAAATCATCAATCGAATGATGGGTTATGGCGCAAGACCTCATGGGAAAGCTAAGAAAAAACTTCCAAGTTTACTTTCAAATGCATATGTTGATTTGCTCAAACACCCTGAACGTGTGTCACCTGGTCGTCCATGGGGAAAAGAGTTATATGGAGCAGTCATCAGAGAATGGCCTATGGGTGATAGTTTCTCCCAAATGCATGATTTACTATACCATAAAAAAACAGGTCTTGTGTACGTAGGTGATAATATCCAGGACCGTCTTTGGGAAATTGATCCTAACACAGGTAAAACGGTAGTATACAAAGTTCCAAAACAACCAGATGATGAGTTGGGTGGTCTATTACCAGGAAGGTTACGATCATTTCAAAAACATGAAACCTATGTTGGTTTACATTCCCTTGCGGAATCTCCAATTGACGGAAATATTTTTATCACTCCTTCCTTACAAAAACGAATCACAGAGTTTGATCCAAAAACCAAACAGTTCAAAGACCATATGTTTCAGAATGGACTTTATCCGCATACTATTCGTATTGACGATGAAGATCGAGTTTGGTTTACGTTAGCACTTTCAAACCAGGTAGGTATGTTTGATCGTAAGGATCTTTCTTTCCACTACTTCGATTTACCTGCAAGAACCAAAAAAGAAAGTTTTAGTTTATGGATCAGTGGATTCATTGTGAAACTGATGAATTGGGGTTTTCCAATGCATTTGTTACCTGTAGATGAACGTGTGAGTGGAATGCCACTGCCATATGGGATTGATGTTGCACCTGATGGAACTGTTTGGTTTACAAGATTACACGCTGATACAATTGGCAAAATCAATCCGAAAGATTTTTCCTTTCAGGTAATTGAAACACCATTCCAAGGCCCACGAAGACTTCGAGTAGATCGAGACAATCATGTATGGATATCCGTATTTCCAGAAGGATCAATCGCTAAGTACACTCCAGAAGATGGAAAGTTCAAACTGTACCCACTTCCAACAGCAGTAGATGGCGTGGAAACACCTTATTCTCTGAATGTGGATAGAAAACGTAATCTTGTTTGGGTCACAGGAACATCATCAGACAATTTGATGGTAATGGATATCAAAACAGAAATTTGGAAAGTATATCCAATGAGTCGAAAAGTTACATTCACTCGTGATATTGAATTTTCACCGGATGGAAAAGCTTATTCTTCGAATGGTGCTTTCCCAAGTTGGCAAATTGAAGATGGGCAACCTACTCTTATGGAAGTTACACAGGCAAAATGA
- a CDS encoding alpha/beta hydrolase produces MNTISTIVRSLNGEYPIPMEKKWEFAKKNPTWIGFVTVQKFLKTQKQSPSRKEMDVLEKATKSMLHVREHKIQYYIWNSEGDSKGTILLIHGWNGHTGNFSRFIPSLIEEGYKVIGIDLPGHGFSSGRYSNIVLSAKIVKELTNQIGDPNFIITHSFGGAVATVAQELGVSANKLVYIAPPSKLELLIQDFSRHFDLTEMEEINMRLVLEKKVKRTMASIDLETSGPNFKNQLLVIHDRDDIEIPYSMGEVVARSWKQGKLITTNGLGHKMILRSDTVRDEILNFLTNH; encoded by the coding sequence ATGAATACAATTAGCACGATCGTTCGTTCTTTAAACGGAGAATACCCAATCCCCATGGAAAAAAAATGGGAATTTGCAAAAAAGAATCCGACTTGGATAGGATTTGTCACCGTTCAAAAGTTTTTGAAAACCCAGAAACAAAGTCCTTCTAGAAAGGAAATGGATGTATTAGAAAAAGCAACCAAATCAATGTTACATGTAAGGGAACATAAAATTCAATATTATATTTGGAATTCGGAAGGAGATTCAAAAGGAACTATTTTACTCATCCATGGATGGAATGGTCATACTGGAAACTTTTCAAGGTTCATCCCATCCCTCATCGAAGAGGGTTATAAAGTTATAGGAATAGATTTACCGGGCCATGGATTTTCTTCAGGCCGGTATTCCAATATTGTCTTATCTGCAAAAATTGTAAAAGAACTCACAAATCAGATTGGAGATCCTAATTTTATCATTACACATTCTTTTGGTGGAGCTGTTGCGACAGTAGCACAAGAGTTAGGTGTCAGTGCAAACAAATTGGTTTATATTGCACCACCATCCAAATTGGAATTATTGATCCAGGATTTTAGTAGGCATTTTGACTTAACGGAAATGGAAGAAATCAATATGCGTTTGGTTTTGGAGAAAAAAGTCAAACGAACCATGGCAAGTATTGATTTAGAAACTTCTGGTCCCAACTTTAAGAATCAATTATTAGTCATCCATGACCGAGATGATATTGAAATCCCTTACAGTATGGGTGAGGTAGTTGCAAGATCATGGAAACAAGGAAAACTCATCACAACAAATGGATTGGGTCATAAAATGATATTACGATCCGACACAGTGAGGGATGAGATACTTAACTTTCTAACGAATCACTAA
- a CDS encoding NAD-dependent epimerase/dehydratase family protein, giving the protein MKVLVTGGAGYIGSTLIQHLLNTYPTWQIMATDIKPMSKSFVSSQFEFQILDISDRNSVVDLIQDWKPNSIVHLASILNPPPGMSEETQWKIDVQGTKNVLDGAGYARTEQVIITSSGAAYGYHKENKEWIEETDPIRGHSAFVYSKHKREVEELLTEYRSIFPQLKQLILRPGTILGKTVNNLITDMFQKPFVMGILGHKSPFVFIWDEDAIQIITKGIAEKKEGKFNLAGDGALSLQEISKMIRKPYVPIPAFLLQTLLWVLKKLRLTQYGPDQIDFLRYRPVLSNTQLKTVFGYIPKYNSKETFIMYLNAKGVPYDEI; this is encoded by the coding sequence TTGAAGGTTTTAGTGACAGGGGGAGCGGGTTATATTGGATCCACGCTCATCCAACATTTATTAAATACCTATCCAACTTGGCAAATCATGGCAACGGATATCAAACCGATGTCTAAGTCATTTGTTTCTTCCCAATTTGAATTTCAAATTTTGGATATCAGTGATCGAAATTCTGTTGTTGATTTGATCCAAGACTGGAAACCCAATTCGATTGTCCATCTTGCATCAATTCTCAATCCCCCGCCAGGAATGAGTGAGGAAACGCAGTGGAAAATTGATGTTCAAGGCACCAAAAATGTGTTAGATGGAGCAGGATATGCTCGAACGGAACAAGTGATCATCACAAGTTCAGGTGCAGCATACGGTTATCATAAAGAAAATAAAGAATGGATTGAAGAAACAGACCCCATACGAGGCCATTCGGCATTTGTATATTCCAAACACAAACGAGAAGTGGAAGAATTATTAACAGAATACAGATCCATATTCCCTCAACTCAAACAATTGATCTTAAGACCAGGAACCATCCTTGGCAAAACAGTGAATAATCTCATTACCGATATGTTCCAAAAACCTTTTGTGATGGGTATCTTAGGCCACAAAAGTCCATTCGTGTTTATTTGGGATGAAGATGCAATTCAAATCATCACCAAAGGTATAGCCGAAAAAAAGGAAGGTAAGTTTAATTTAGCTGGAGATGGAGCTCTCAGTTTACAAGAGATTAGTAAAATGATCCGAAAACCATATGTTCCCATTCCTGCTTTTTTGTTACAGACCTTGTTATGGGTACTTAAGAAACTTCGGCTCACACAATATGGTCCCGATCAAATTGATTTTTTACGTTATAGGCCTGTATTATCAAACACACAATTAAAGACAGTATTTGGCTATATTCCCAAGTACAATTCAAAAGAGACATTCATAATGTATTTAAATGCCAAAGGAGTTCCATATGATGAAATTTAA
- a CDS encoding DUF3052 domain-containing protein, whose product MVAKQAGYSGKSVIEKLGIKGNMSLYFLNLPNGLNLVDWGEMPVTVKITKSLVKELDFIHCFFTSLADYQKSLPKLQSHLKPTGMIWVSWPKKTSKIVSDLDENKIRDFALGLGLVDIKVCAIDPIWSGLKLVIRKSNR is encoded by the coding sequence ATGGTGGCAAAACAAGCGGGTTATTCTGGAAAATCGGTCATTGAAAAATTGGGAATCAAGGGCAATATGTCCCTCTATTTTCTAAATCTACCAAATGGACTCAATTTGGTAGATTGGGGGGAAATGCCTGTAACTGTCAAAATTACAAAATCACTCGTGAAGGAACTCGACTTCATCCACTGTTTTTTTACCTCACTAGCAGATTACCAAAAATCACTCCCGAAACTCCAATCCCATTTAAAACCCACCGGTATGATATGGGTTTCTTGGCCTAAAAAAACTTCCAAAATTGTTTCTGATTTAGATGAAAACAAAATCCGGGATTTTGCCTTGGGTTTGGGACTTGTCGACATCAAAGTCTGCGCGATCGATCCCATTTGGTCGGGTCTCAAGTTGGTGATCCGGAAATCAAACCGCTAA